The Rhodothermus marinus DSM 4252 DNA segment TTTGACATTCCGGTTTTTTATCGCAGCCCGATCATCTCGCGCGTCAAGGAGGCCCGCCGTCGCCAGGATCCGCGCAAGAAGGACTTTTCGCCGACGGTGCTGGACTTCGGCCCGGTTCGCTTCAAGCTGGCGCGGCACTTCGGGTTCTGCTACGGGGTGGAACAGGCCGTCGAGATCGCCTACCGGGCGCTGGAGGAAAATCCGGGCCGTCGGATTTTTCTGCTCTCGGAGATGATCCACAATCCGCACGTCAACCGCGATCTGGAACAACGGGGCGTGCGCTTTCTGCGGACCACGCGCGGTGAGCAGCTCATCCCGTTCGATGTGCTCCGGCCCGACGACATCGTGATCATTCCCGCCTTCGGCACGACGCCTGAGATCGAAGCCGAGCTGGCCGCCCGGGGTGTGGACGTGCGCCGCTACGACACGACCTGTCCGTTCGTCGAGAAAGTGTGGAAACGCAGCAGCCAGCTTGGCCAGCGCGGCTACACGATCGTCATTCACGGCAAACGCTACCACGAGGAGACGCGGGCGACGTTCGCGCGGGCGGCCCGCGAGGCGCCCGTCGTCGTCGTGCGCGACCTGGAAGAGGCGGCCGATCTGGCCCGTGTCATCCGTGGCGAGGCCGACGCCGCGTTCTTCTACGAGCGGTTTCACGACCGCTACTCGGAAGGCTTCGACCCGGAGCGCGACCTGGTGCGCATCGGTGTGGTGAACCAGACTACCATGCTGGCCACCGAGACGCAGGCGATCGCCGAGCTGCTGCGCCAGGCCATGATCGACCGCTACGGACCGGAAAACCTGCACGAACACTTCGCCGACACGAGCGATACGCTCTGCTACGCCACGCACGAAAACCAGCAGGCCACGCGGGCACTGATCGACTCGGGCGGCGACCTGGCGCTGGTAGTGGGCGGCTACAACTCGTCGAATACGAGCCATCTGGTGGAGCTGTGCGCCGAGCGCATGCCCACCTACTTCGTGAAAGGGCCGGAGGAGCTGCTTTCGCCCGCACGCATCCGGCATTACGACCTGGAGCTCGGGGCCGTTCGGGAAACCGAAAACTGGCTGCCCGCGCACCGGCCCGTCGAGATCGTGCTGACGGCGGGGGCTTCGTGCCCGGACGCGCTGCTGGAAGCCGTATTGCAGCGTGTGCTGAGCTGGTTCGAGCCGGTGCGGCCCGTCGAGGAAGTGCTGGCCCCGTATCTGGAAGCCATCGCCTGAACGCGCATGGCCTGGTATCAGGAATGGTTTGACCGCGACGAGTACGAACTGGTCTACCAGCATCGTGATGAGCGCGAGGCCGAACAGGTGGTGGACCTGATCGAACGGCTGGTACGGCCGGCACCGGGGAGTGAAATTCTGGATGTGGGCTGTGGGCGCGGACGCCATGCGCGGGTGCTGGCCCGACGGGGCTATCGGGTGACCGGCATCGACGTGGCCGAGCGGGCGCTCCAGATCGCCCGTGAACGGGCCGAAGCCGAAGGGTTGCACCACGTGCGTTTCCTGCGGCACGACATGCGCGAACCGCTCTGCCGGGAATGCTTCGACGGCGTGGTGAACCTGTTCACGGCCTTCGGATTTTTCGAGGACGACGCCGACCACCTGCGGGCGCTTCAGGCGATGGCGACGGCGTTGCGTCCGGGCGGCTGGCTCGTGCAGGATTTTCTGAACGCCGATTACGTGCAGCGTCACCTGGTGCCGTGCGATCGGTTTCAACTGGACGGCGTCGAGGTGGTGCAGGAACGCTGGATCGAAAACGGGCGCGTCAACAAGCGCATTCGCCTGCGCCGAAACGGTGCCGAGCAGGTTTTCTACGAATCGGTCCGATTGCTCCGGCTTGAGGATTTTCAGAAGCTGTATCAGGAGGCCGGCCTGGACCTGCAGGCCACGCTCGGCGATTACACCGGACGGCCGTTCACTTCGGAAAGCCCCCGGTTGATTCTCTATGCGCGAAAAGCTGCGGTATAGCTGGGTGCTGGTGCTGGTGGGACTGCTCGGGTGCGATCTGTTTACGCCGCGCGAGCCCGAAGCGCCCGTCGCCGAAAGTGGCACGTTTTTGCAGCCCGACACACCCGAGCGCGTCGTGGAGAATCTGCAGGCGGCCATCGCCGAACGCAATGCCGGCAACTACGTGCGCTCGCTGGCCGAGGACTTTGCATTCGTGCCCACGGCTTCGGCGCAGAGCCGCGATCCGGCACTCTGGGCCGGATGGAATCGGGCGCGGGAAGAACAGTACTTCACGGCCATGGTGGCGGCCGTGACCCCTTCGGCCACCCCGCAGCTCCAGCTGAGCAACCAGACGGCCAGCTTCGAGAGCGAGAGCCGCTACGTGCTGGAGGCGACCTATCGGCTCACCGTGCCCCACACGCGCCCGGATGCGCCGACCATCGTCGAGGGCCGGCTGGTCTGGGAAATCGTCCAGCAACCCAGTGGACTCTGGGCGCTGTCGCGCTGGACCGACCGCCAGCAGGGCGAAACGCCTTCGTGGAGCGACCTGAAGCGGGCATTCGTGAACTGAACCCGGGTTCGGGCGGGCACGGAGGAAAGCCCCTGCAGAAAATGGCGAATTGAAGTAGGGGCGCACCACAGTGTGCGCCCGGATCATATCAGCTGGCGCCTATTCGTAGCGACGGAGGTGGAGCAGTGGCGGCCGTTCGGCCGGAACCAGCTCGAACGGAATCCGCCCCAGCAGACGGCCCGTCTCGGTGCGCACCTCGACGCGCCATCGGCCCGGTTGCACGTGCCGCTTGAACGTGTAGCCCCGGTAACCGTTGTCGCGGCCGCCCACCACCGCGTAGGCGATGGCATCCTGCGTGATCCACGCGCGACGGGTCGGATCGTACCGCTGCCAGACGTGCTGCACGCCCGTGCGCAGCTGCGTCGGCGCAAAAATCGCCGCAAAACAGAAGACCGTGTCGCCTTCGGTGTAATGGAAACGCGGGCTCACCCGCTGCCAGAATCGATACCAGGGGGCCGGCTCGTAATGAAGGATATACACGTCGCCTTCGCGGCGTACGTGGTGATAGACGCCGCCTTCGCGCAGCGCCAGCGGGACCGGTGGAATCCAGTTCAGCACATAGAGGCCGTTCAGCACCAGCACGAGCGCCAGCGCACTTCCCAGTAATGTGGCGGCCTGACGTCCGTGCACCACGCCGCGGCGCCGGAAGAGGTGGACCAGCAGTCCGACCGGTACCAGGCTGAGCAGGCCGGACAGCGCAAAGATCAGATCGTTCATGCGCCGGAGCACCACCGGCACGAAAAAGACGAAAAACGTGAAGCTGGCCAGCGTGTAGAGGAGCAGCAGCACGTAGAGGTTGAGCAGGCGGCGGTGAATGAACTCGTTGGCGACCAGCAGGGCGACCAGTCCGGCGAAAAACAGCCAGTGGGCAGGCAGCGTGGTGCTCTGGAAATAGAAGACCACGTAGGCACTGAAAAGTGCGCCGAAGAAGAATTGCAGTACGGCCGGAAAGTAGGGCCGAAGGCGCGTCAGGCGGGGTGCGGCCAGCTTCCCGTGCTCGACCAGGACGGCCAGGGCGAGCGCGATCCCCAAGATGAGCAGGTAGCCGAGCAGGATCAGGTTGTCGAGCCAGGCGTCGATGCGCCGCAGCGTGAGCGCATCCCAGGTGACGCCGCCCAGAAAAAATGCTGCCGGAAGCAGATGGCGAAAGCGGCCCAGCCGGGCGTCCAGCCGCTGCTGAAGTGTCTGCACGCGCTGCGTCAGCCCCATATCATTCCGGACGTTCCGGGAAGGCCGGGCGCACGGTCTGCGCCTGCGGCCGGGGCCGCGCTTCCGGCCGGCGCCAGAGCGGGACCGACGAACACGGCTCGCCGTACATCACCTTGCGGGCCACTTCCTGCAGCCGGAGCACCGCCTGCACGTAGGCATCGACCGGCACGATCTTGCTGGCACATCCCTTGACCACCACAATGCGGTCCCGGTACTTCGACCAGTCCTCCTGCTCCAGCGCCCGCACGAAATAGTTGCGCAGCAGGTCTTCCCGCCGTCCGAACGCCACGGAACGGGCAATGCCGTGCAGCTTCGTGGCCACGAGCATGTAAGCCCAGATGGGGACGATGGCGTCCGTCGAGCAGTAGATGGCCACGTGCTTGTCGGCGTACTGCGACCAGTCGTGCGCCTGCACCTGCTGGCGGAACGGCTTTTCGCGCAGGATCAATCCTTCTTCCAGAAACGGCGCCAGGTCCAGTTCGACGATCGGACGCTCGTCCCAGAGCGCCTCCAGGTTATAGACCACAATGTCGCTCTGCGCAACGCGGTTGACGATCGGTTCCATGGTCGATAGCAGCTCAGGTGGTTGACGTGGCGACGGAGCGCTGGCGAAGCCGACGTACGGCCGCCGTTAGTTGTTCAAGGGCCTCGTCGATGTCGGCCTCGGTGGTGAAACGTCCCAGGCTGATGCGGATCGTGCATTGCGCCTCGGCCTCACTGAGACCCATGGCGCGGAGCACGTGGCTGGGCTTGCCGCGACCCGAACCGCAGGCGCTGCCGGCCGAAAGTGCCAGCGTGCGCACGGTGGTCAGCAGGCGGTCGGCCCGAACGCCCGGGATCGTGACGCTGCTCGTCTGGGGTAGCCGTGGCGCCTGCGCTCCGTTGATGCGGACGTCGGGCAAAGCAGCCTGCAGCTCCCGCTCCAGCCGATCGCGCAGGTGTCGCAGGCGGCGGCTTTCGTCGGCCATTTCCCGGGCGGCCAGTTCGGCGGCCGCTCCCATGCCGACGATGGCCGGCACATTCAACGTCCCGCTGCGCAACCCCTGCTCGTGCCCGCCACCGTCCAGCAGGGGCACCAGGCGCAGCGGCGGGCGACGGCGTACGTAGAGCACGCCGGCACCTTTGGGGCCGTAGAACTTGTGCGCCGAGCAGACCAGCAGATCGATCCCCTCGACCGAGACCGGAATCTTCCCCACGGCCTGCGTGGCATCGACCAGGAGCGGCACACCGTGGGCCTGCGTGCGTCGGGCAACTTCCTCAATGGGATGCAGCACGCCCGTTTCGTTGTTGGCCCACATGACGGCCGCCAGGACGGTCTGCGGCGTCAGTGCCGTCTCCAGCGCGTCCGGATCCAGCCGCCCCTGCGCATCGACGGGCAGGTAGGTCACCTGCCAGCCCCTGCGTTCCAGGGCCCGGCAGGCTTCGAGCACGGCCGCGTGCTCGGTCTGGACTGTCACGATATGCTGCCCCCGGTGTCGGGAAGCCTCGGCCACCCCCTTGATGGCCAGGTTCAGCGCTTCGGTGGCGCCGCTGGTGAAGATCAGGCTGTCCGGCTCGGCCCCCAGCAGGGCCGCCACCTGCTCACGGGCGACCTCGACGGCCGCTTCGGCTTCCAGGCCGTAGGTGTGGCCCTTGCTGGCCGGATTGCCGAAGCGCTCGGTAAAGTACGGCAGCATGCGCTCCAGCACCCGCGGATCGACGGGGGTCGTGGCGTTGTAGTCCAGATAAACCGGTCGGCGCATGGGAATTTCGTCGGGGAACGGGACTGGAGTTGAAACGGAAGGGCCCGGGGGGAGTTTCGCAGGCAAAACGACGGCGGCGCCCTCAAGCGAAGACGCCGCCGCCTGTCCGTTCAACCGACCCGGCTGCCATCAGGTTGGTTGCTGAAATAATTTAGACTATATCTAAACAATATGCTGTGCAGATTCGGTGAAAACGTAAGGCCGTACCTGGCGGGCGGCGTGTTGCTTCTGGTGCTGCTTCTGGCAGCCTGCGGGGAGGTATCGACCGACCTTGAGATCGAGACCGAGCGCATCGTGGCCGGGGTGGACCTGAACCAGCTCTTTGCACCGCCCACGGCGCAGGAACGACAGCAGGTGCTCGACGAGTGGGCAGCCCGCGAGGTGGCTGCCCGCAACGCGCAGGAGGTTGCCCGGGCTTCGCTTGAACTCGACGGAACGTCCGTGACGCTGCAGATCCTGCACCATACGGTGCAGGGGCAGCGACATGTGGGGGCGGTGGTGGTGCCCGACAGTTTGCAGGGGCCGGCGCCCGTGCTGGTATGGCTGCACGGCGGCGATGCAGGCGTGCGACTGGAGACCGACGTCTGGCCGCTGGTCGACAGTCTGGACCTGCGCCGCTTCGTGCTGGTGATCCCGGCGTTCCGCGGCGAAGCGCTGGCCTACCAGGGGCTTACCTTTTCGGCCGAGGGTGCGCGCAATCCCTGGGACGGCGACGTGGACGATGCCCTGGCGCTGCTCAACGTCGTGCTGGCCCGGGTGCCGATGGCCGACGCGGGGCGTATTGTGGTGTTCGGAATGGATCGCGGGGCTACCGTGGCGTTGCTGATGGCCGTGCGGGACGCGCGTATTCAGACGGCGATCGGTGTGGCCGGCCTGACGGATTTCTTCGGGGCGTTCATGCAGCAGGTCGTCGAGGAAGCCCTGCAGGGGACGGTCCGGCCCGCGCCGGGACTGGCCGCCTTCAGCGAGCAGGTGCTCGTGCCGCTTCGGGACGGCACGCTCTCGATGGCCGAGGCGCGGCGGGCCCTGCTGCGGCGCTCGCCCGTCTGGTTCGCCGATCGGATCCCGGCGGGCCAGTGGCACCATGGCCTTCAGGATCCGGTAATTCCGGCCTCGGAGGCCGAACGCCTCGCTTCGGTCCGCCCTGCGTCGTTCCAGGTGTACCTGTACGAAAGCGAAGCGCATGATCTGATTTCGCTACCCGGCAGCCTGGAGCGCATTCGGGCGTTGCTGGACGAACTGGCTGGAGCGAACCCATGAATGCGGCGACTTTCCATGTTCATCCGGTCCGCAACGAAGAAGAATGGGCGCAGGCCCGGGCCATTCGGGCGCGCGTGTTTATCGAAGAGCAGGGTTGTCCGCCCGAAGAGGAATGGGACGGATTTGACGAAGTGAGCCGCCATTTTCTGGGATGGGTTGGCGAGGTGCCGGTGGCGACGGCACGCTGGCGCGTGGTGCCCTTCAACGAACGTCTGGTGGCCAAGCTGGAGCGCTTTGCCGTGCTGCCGGAATACCGCGGGCGGGGCTACGGTCGCGCACTGGTGCAGTACGTGATGGAAGACGCGCGGCGGGCCGGATTCACGACGCTGCTGATCCACGCGCAGGCCCATCTGGAGCGCTTCTACGAAAGTCTGGGCTTTCGGAGTACCGGCCATCGCTTCATGGAGGCAGGCATTCCGCATGTGCAGATGATCTGGCAGCAATAAAAAAGCGCCGACCGGCCGAAGCCGATCGGCGCCTGAGGTGCTGCCATGAAGGAATTATAGCTGGGCCTGCACGAGCGCTGGATTGATCCGAACGGTCGCTTTGGCCAGCAATTCTTCGAGCAGGTGCTGCACGGCTTCCTGCTTGCGTTCCTGCAGGAGCTGCTCGCGGGCTTCGGCCGCGTCCATGGGCGTGCCCTGACGGCGCTCCAGCAGGCGGATCAGGTGATAGCCGAAGCGGGTGCGCACCGGTTCGGTCGTCACGTCGCCGGAGTCACGCAGCGCAAAGGCCGCCTCCTCGAAAGGCTCGACGGTCTCGCCGCGCCGGATGAAGCCCAGATCGCCGCCTTCCTGCGCGCTACCGTCCTCACTGTGGCGGCGGGCCATTTCGGCAAAGTCGGCGCCGGACCGGATGCTGTCGAGCACGGCCTGCGCGCGGGCCTTCACGGCGGCGGCTTCCTCTTCGGAGGCGTTCGGTGCCAGGCGGAAGAGGATGTGCTGCACATGCACCTCCTCGGCCTGCTGCTGGCGGAACTGCTCGACTTCGTCGTCGGTGGGCGGTGTGGCGCGCGATTCAATCTGCTCCCGGAATGTCCGTTGCCGGACCATCTGCGCGATCATGCCGCGCAGCGAGTCCTCGGTCAGCCCGTCCTGCGTCAGCGCTTCCTGAAAAGCCTCGGGGCTGGGGAAGCGGGCCCGGATCTGCTCCAGCTCCTGCTCGACGGCGGCCGGATCGGCCTGGATGCCTTGCCGGGCGATCTCACCGTCGACCACGTGGCGCACGATGAAGTCTTCGATGATGCTCTTGTGCACTTCCGGCATCAGGGCCGGGTTCATCTGGATCTGCGGATAGCGCTGCAGGATGAAGCTGAGCTGCTGGCGAAATTCCTCGGCGGTCAGCGTGTCGGAGCCGTATTCCGAGGTGACGATGGCCGCCACCGTCGAATCGGACACCGGCGCACCCACCTGATAGGAGCGATCCTCGTCGCTGCTGGTGGCATTGGCTTCGGTATCCTGTGCGCGGCAGCCCAGAAGGAGCAGCAACGTCAGGCTCAGCAGGGCCGGCAGGCGAAGCAGGCGGCCTGCGTGCAGCAACAGTGCGGAAAACATAAAAGCAACCTGTTATGATGAAGGTACGGGGAAAGACAACGGCAGTGCAACGGAGCGTCCGCCGATTAGATCCGGACGGCGGTGGCTTTCCGCAAAAAAACGTTCAAGCGAAACCCGAAAGTGGCTTTGTGCGTTTGCAGCAGCGGTTTTTCGCTATGTGCCGCGTTCGTCTAGGGGTCTAGGACGCCAGCCTCTCACGCTGGTAACACGGGTTCGAATCCCGTACGCGGTACCACGCCCGCCGATCGACTGGTCGGCGGGCTTTTTTTGTGCGAACGAAACGATGTTGTATTCGTTTTAGCTTTTGAAAAACAACATATTGCGGGGATGGAAAAGCAGCGTGGAAAACAGCCGACCAAGAAAGCGCAGATCCTTTCGCTTTATCGATCCGGCATTCAGAACGTGGAGGATCTGGCATTGCTGACGGGAAGCCGACCCAGCTACGTCGGCGCCGTGCTGCGCGAGGCCGGACTGGCACCGGGCTACGTGGATCTGTACACGTCGACCCGGCACCCGGTGAACGTCTATTCGCGCTACTTTGCCGGCAGACTGGGCTATCGGGATGTGGAGACGGCCCGTGAGAGTGTGGCGCTGATCGATCAGCTCTACCGCCAGTTTGCCCGCACAGGCGACCGGGCGGGTCAGCACCATGCGATGGTGATGGCGCTGACCATGTTCAACCGGGCACGCTGGTCGGGCAAGCAGGACGCGGCCGAGGTCTATCGCCGGTGGCTGCTACGCCAGTTGCGGGCAGGACGCCCGCGTCGCGCGGAAAAGCCTGAAAGCGCCTCGGCTACCTGAACAAAAAAGAAGCCCGGCCACAGGGCCGGGCTTCCGTGGGGTGGTGGTTCGGGGGACGCGGCTACCGCATCAGCACCATGGAGCGCGTCTGCACCTGGTTGCCCACACGCAGGCGGTAGAGATACAGGCCGCTGGCGGCCGGACGACCGGCCTCGTCCGTGGCATCCCAGATCGCCTCGTGCTGGCCGGGCGACAGCATGCCCTGCACGAGCGTGCGCACCCGCTGTCCGAGCACGTTATAGATTTCCAGCGTGACGGGTTGCGGCGCCGTGCCGCTGAGCGTGAAGCGGATGGTGGTCTGCTGGCGGAACGGGTTCGGGTAGCTGGGGGCCAGCTCGAAGGTACCGGGCAGGGCCGGCGCTTCGGTCGTGGTCGTCGAGGGCGTGCCCAGCACCGTCACGTAGTCGGCCGTGTAGGTGGTGCCGGCCGTGGTGGCGCCGGTCTTGCCGGCCGAAGCCGGGCGGCGCCCGTAGACGATCACCTGCTGTCCGGCCTGCACATCGCTCCAGGCGATGGGGCGCTGCTGCTCGTCCACCACCACGGTCTGCGCGTCGATCAGGAACGTCATCTGTTGCACGACCACGGCATCGGCGCGCACGCTATCGGCCTGGCCGGTGGCGGCAACGAAGTCCTCCAGCTTGATTTCCAGCGCCACCAGTCCCAGGCCGGGCTGAATTGTCGCTTTCACCTCGACGATCTGGCCGGTCTGCAGGTCGGCCAGCGTGATGGGCGTGCCGTCATGGGCCAGAATCTGCGTGTTGGCGTCCACGAACACGGTCAGTCCGGCCACGATCAGGCTGTCGGCACCCAGCGCTTCGATGGTGCCCTTGAACTCCACCTCCTGTGCGTCCTCACCGGTCAGCACCCGGATGCGCATGGCCCAGTAGGTGCCGTCGGGATGCACCACGGCGCGCACGCGCACCACCGTACCTACCTGCAGGTCGCTCAGCGTGGCCTGCTGGCCCTGCGCATCGATCACGTACACGCCGGGGCGTGCGTGGAAGACCAATCCCGCCACGGTTAGCGTGCTGTCGGTCAGCGCTTCGATGGGACCGCGCACGTCCACGACCGGATGGAACGCCTTGCGCACTTTGATCTTCGTGGCCAGCAGCGTGCCGTCGGGCTGAATCAGCGCCTTGACCTTGACGAGCATGCCCACCTGCAGGTCGGCCAGCGTGAGCGGCCGGTCCCAGGCATCTTCGATCACCGTATTGTTGTTCACGCGGAAGGTCAGACCGCCCACGACCAGGCTGTCGCCGCCGATCGCTTCGATCCGACCCACCAGCTCAAATTCGTGCTGTTCCACTTCTTCCACCTCGATCTCCAGCGCGAAAAGCAGGCGATGCCGCAGGTCGAAGTAGCCCTTGACCTCGACGAACTGGCCCACCTGCAGGTCGGTAAACGACAGCAGCTGGTCGTCTTCGCCGTGGATGCGCGTCAGGTTGGTCACCCGGAAGGTCAGACCGCCCACGGTCAGTGTGCTGTCGGTCAGCGTCCGGATGAAGCCCTTGATTTCTACCTTTCGGCGGTGCACTTCCACATGCGCCTCGTTTTTGACCTCGATTTCCGTGGCCAGCAACTGACCGTCTTGGCCAATCCGGGCCTTGACCTCGACCAGCATACCCACCTGCAGATCGGCCAACGTGAGCGCCTGGTCTTCTTCGCCGTGAATGCGCGTGTGGGCGGTCACCCGGATCCGGAAGTCCCGCACCACGAGGACGGAATCCTGGAGTTGCAGGATGGGCCCGGTAATTTCGATCTCCGGCAGATCCTCTCCACCTTCGCCGCCCGGCATCCCTGCCTCGATCCGAAGGGCGATGAACTGTTCGTTCTGCACCTCACCTTCGACTTCCACGTAGCGGCCGAGGGCCAGTTCGCCTTCGATCTCGGTCTGCGTGGTCAGCCAGAAGGTGAAGCCCTGTACGACCAGGCTATCTTCACTCAGGGCATGGATGCGTCCGCGGGCTTCCACGCGGTCCGGCCGGTCTTCGGCATGCTCCAGCTCGATCTTGTGCGCGTAGTAGAAGCCGTCCGAGCCCAGGTAGCCTTCAATCTCCACGCGCTGTCCCACGGTGAGCTGCCCGAATGGGATGGGCTGCTCCATCGTGTTGTAGATGCGCGTCAGCGCGGTGACCCGGAACGTGACGCCGTGCAGCGTCAGATCGGCTTCGCCGATTGCCTCGACGGTTCCTTCCAGCGAAACGCCGGGTCGATCGTCGGCGCGGGCGGTGCCCGCCAGCAGTCCCAGCAGCAGGGCTACCGCCAGGGTCGTAGCGATGCGTTGCATGATCGCCTCCATCTGGTCTGGTGAAACACAATACGTGACGCTTAATGGTTGTTGCAACAACGGTGCCAGTAACAGATCTGCACAAAATGGGCTGAAAAATGGCGAATGGGTGCGAAAAGAAGCAATGAGAGGTGTGCAACATGTGCACACTATAGTTCAACAAGGATTAAAGGTTGCGCGTGCTTTTCTGTGCTATCTTTAAAAAAATGCCGCCGGAACTCCCGGCAGTGCCTCAGGTTGAGAGAAAACGCTGAGTTGATGTGCGTCTGAAACGGCCGAGGTTATGGCAGGAGAGCCGCTGTTGAAGACCGAGCGGGTGCGCAAGGTCTACGATCCGCAGGAGATTGAGCCCCGCTGGTATGCCTACTGGGAGGCGAACAACTTTTTCCGGGCGGAAATCCGACCCGACAGAACGCCTTTCGTGATCATGATGCCGCCGCCCAACGTAACCGGGCGGCTTCACATGGGCCATGCGCTGCAGGACACGATCCAGGACGCGCTGACGCGCATCCGGCGCATGCAGGGCTACGAAGCGCTCTGGCTGCCGGGCATCGACCACGCGGGCATTGCCACGCAGAACGTGGTCGAGCGCGAGCTGCGCGAGAAAGAGGGCAAGACGCGGCACGATCTGGGCCGCGAGGCCTTCCTGCAGCGCGTCTGGCAGTGGAAGGAGGAGTACGGCGACATCATCCTCCAGCAGAAGCGCCGGCTGGGCGACTCCTGCGACTGGTCACGCACGCGCTTCACGATGGATGAGGGCTTCACGCGGGCCGTGCAGGAGGCCTTCATCCGACTCTACAACGAGGGACTCATCTACCGGGGCGACTACCTGGTCAACTGGTGTCCGGTGGACCAGACCGCGCTGTCGGACGAGGAGGTGGACAACGTCGAGCAGGACGGCCACCTCTGGTATATCCGCTACCCGCTTGTTGACGGCAGCGGCTACATTACGATCGCCACGACGCGCCCCGAGACGATGCTGGGCGACACGGCCGTGGCCGTGCATCCCGAAGACGAGCGCTACCGCCACCTGATCGGCAAGAAGGTGCGGCTTCCGCTCATCGGGCGCGAAATCCCGATCATTGCCGATGAGCACGTCAAGCGAGACTTCGGCGCAGGCGCCCTCAAGATCACACCCGGCCACGACAAGAACGACTTTGAAATCGGCCAGCGCCACGGCCTTCCGATCATCAACATCATGAACCCGGACGGCACCATCAACGAAAACGGTGGGCCGTATGCGGGTCTGGATCGCTTCGAAGCGCGCAAGCGCATCGTCGAGGACCTGCGGGCGCAGGGGCTGCTCGAAAAGGTGGAGCCCTACCGCCACACGGTGCCCATTTCCAGCCGCTCGAAG contains these protein-coding regions:
- a CDS encoding 4-hydroxy-3-methylbut-2-enyl diphosphate reductase; protein product: MRSRQSTTAMPRQFDIPVFYRSPIISRVKEARRRQDPRKKDFSPTVLDFGPVRFKLARHFGFCYGVEQAVEIAYRALEENPGRRIFLLSEMIHNPHVNRDLEQRGVRFLRTTRGEQLIPFDVLRPDDIVIIPAFGTTPEIEAELAARGVDVRRYDTTCPFVEKVWKRSSQLGQRGYTIVIHGKRYHEETRATFARAAREAPVVVVRDLEEAADLARVIRGEADAAFFYERFHDRYSEGFDPERDLVRIGVVNQTTMLATETQAIAELLRQAMIDRYGPENLHEHFADTSDTLCYATHENQQATRALIDSGGDLALVVGGYNSSNTSHLVELCAERMPTYFVKGPEELLSPARIRHYDLELGAVRETENWLPAHRPVEIVLTAGASCPDALLEAVLQRVLSWFEPVRPVEEVLAPYLEAIA
- a CDS encoding SAM-dependent methyltransferase, with the protein product MAWYQEWFDRDEYELVYQHRDEREAEQVVDLIERLVRPAPGSEILDVGCGRGRHARVLARRGYRVTGIDVAERALQIARERAEAEGLHHVRFLRHDMREPLCRECFDGVVNLFTAFGFFEDDADHLRALQAMATALRPGGWLVQDFLNADYVQRHLVPCDRFQLDGVEVVQERWIENGRVNKRIRLRRNGAEQVFYESVRLLRLEDFQKLYQEAGLDLQATLGDYTGRPFTSESPRLILYARKAAV
- a CDS encoding DUF2914 domain-containing protein: MGLTQRVQTLQQRLDARLGRFRHLLPAAFFLGGVTWDALTLRRIDAWLDNLILLGYLLILGIALALAVLVEHGKLAAPRLTRLRPYFPAVLQFFFGALFSAYVVFYFQSTTLPAHWLFFAGLVALLVANEFIHRRLLNLYVLLLLYTLASFTFFVFFVPVVLRRMNDLIFALSGLLSLVPVGLLVHLFRRRGVVHGRQAATLLGSALALVLVLNGLYVLNWIPPVPLALREGGVYHHVRREGDVYILHYEPAPWYRFWQRVSPRFHYTEGDTVFCFAAIFAPTQLRTGVQHVWQRYDPTRRAWITQDAIAYAVVGGRDNGYRGYTFKRHVQPGRWRVEVRTETGRLLGRIPFELVPAERPPLLHLRRYE
- a CDS encoding DUF2480 family protein, translated to MEPIVNRVAQSDIVVYNLEALWDERPIVELDLAPFLEEGLILREKPFRQQVQAHDWSQYADKHVAIYCSTDAIVPIWAYMLVATKLHGIARSVAFGRREDLLRNYFVRALEQEDWSKYRDRIVVVKGCASKIVPVDAYVQAVLRLQEVARKVMYGEPCSSVPLWRRPEARPRPQAQTVRPAFPERPE
- a CDS encoding cysteine desulfurase family protein, which translates into the protein MRRPVYLDYNATTPVDPRVLERMLPYFTERFGNPASKGHTYGLEAEAAVEVAREQVAALLGAEPDSLIFTSGATEALNLAIKGVAEASRHRGQHIVTVQTEHAAVLEACRALERRGWQVTYLPVDAQGRLDPDALETALTPQTVLAAVMWANNETGVLHPIEEVARRTQAHGVPLLVDATQAVGKIPVSVEGIDLLVCSAHKFYGPKGAGVLYVRRRPPLRLVPLLDGGGHEQGLRSGTLNVPAIVGMGAAAELAAREMADESRRLRHLRDRLERELQAALPDVRINGAQAPRLPQTSSVTIPGVRADRLLTTVRTLALSAGSACGSGRGKPSHVLRAMGLSEAEAQCTIRISLGRFTTEADIDEALEQLTAAVRRLRQRSVATSTT
- a CDS encoding alpha/beta hydrolase family protein, whose amino-acid sequence is MLCRFGENVRPYLAGGVLLLVLLLAACGEVSTDLEIETERIVAGVDLNQLFAPPTAQERQQVLDEWAAREVAARNAQEVARASLELDGTSVTLQILHHTVQGQRHVGAVVVPDSLQGPAPVLVWLHGGDAGVRLETDVWPLVDSLDLRRFVLVIPAFRGEALAYQGLTFSAEGARNPWDGDVDDALALLNVVLARVPMADAGRIVVFGMDRGATVALLMAVRDARIQTAIGVAGLTDFFGAFMQQVVEEALQGTVRPAPGLAAFSEQVLVPLRDGTLSMAEARRALLRRSPVWFADRIPAGQWHHGLQDPVIPASEAERLASVRPASFQVYLYESEAHDLISLPGSLERIRALLDELAGANP
- a CDS encoding GNAT family N-acetyltransferase → MNAATFHVHPVRNEEEWAQARAIRARVFIEEQGCPPEEEWDGFDEVSRHFLGWVGEVPVATARWRVVPFNERLVAKLERFAVLPEYRGRGYGRALVQYVMEDARRAGFTTLLIHAQAHLERFYESLGFRSTGHRFMEAGIPHVQMIWQQ
- a CDS encoding peptidylprolyl isomerase, with protein sequence MFSALLLHAGRLLRLPALLSLTLLLLLGCRAQDTEANATSSDEDRSYQVGAPVSDSTVAAIVTSEYGSDTLTAEEFRQQLSFILQRYPQIQMNPALMPEVHKSIIEDFIVRHVVDGEIARQGIQADPAAVEQELEQIRARFPSPEAFQEALTQDGLTEDSLRGMIAQMVRQRTFREQIESRATPPTDDEVEQFRQQQAEEVHVQHILFRLAPNASEEEAAAVKARAQAVLDSIRSGADFAEMARRHSEDGSAQEGGDLGFIRRGETVEPFEEAAFALRDSGDVTTEPVRTRFGYHLIRLLERRQGTPMDAAEAREQLLQERKQEAVQHLLEELLAKATVRINPALVQAQL